In a genomic window of Diadema setosum chromosome 3, eeDiaSeto1, whole genome shotgun sequence:
- the LOC140226689 gene encoding NLR family CARD domain-containing protein 4-like: MAAEQTDNVDALFRDTARTIHAHPDHNRVIDVLGKRLGYHEGDIENFKRTNCKYHENTSDGTISMLRKWSETVSRSSVQSLLTEALRRTVEECRTSGTHKQSESALSGGEPKDLTDDEVLQLKEELRIFYRGMYSNVRVSPLYRESAIQLEDVYTNLAMFSEGMNGKKTNMNYDEFIEHLENISAQRNLENRIALFGEAGVGKTTFLAKLTMDWAMGRCLEKTDLVFLIHLRDIETKTCFGDIIMGKISDELELDTSRVEEHIRKKQRQVLILFDGLDEYGKDISEKSSSDDIIAVIRGEKFKSSPVVVTARPWKAKEIKSDNKIEKRYRFIEVQGFSEDNVISYISKFFPNNKEARDGLIELMTDPVSLVAQNMKPYPIYCSMFCYIWHDERSRTVIQGLTTFAQLFRELINQLIVHYAGKEENQRTQGKKLNKGEDCLTMFAKDALNCLLENMIVFEAKDLETSEEKLKTVCEIGILTKDTRFVCCREKNRRITKSVIEYRIPHKLFQEYLAGMHLASLYESNREEFDFLMSKLLDKYRLFEYVFYFTVGQNKDVGRAVLVSICESDDVARTLSTDQFEYSSLQKVIDFIVDVAFECNETDAIEPVIPVLNEMTKLAISGVTHTARAWTFVWKACGYMTSSAPSNPSELLIKHSCARERETDA; encoded by the exons ATGGCTGCAGAACAGACGGATAATGTAGATGCGCTTTTTAGAGACACTGCCAGAACGATCCATGCACACCCCGACCACAATCGAGTTATCGATGTCCTTGGGAAAAGGTTGGGATACCATGAGGGAGACATCGAGAACTTCAAACGAACTAACTGCAAATACCACGAAAACACATCTGATGGAACTATCAGCATGCTTCGTAAGTGGAGCGAGACGGTGAGCCGATCGTCAGTTCAATCGCTCCTGACTGAAGCCCTGAGGAGAACTGTGGAGGAATGTCGAACTTCTGGGACACATAAACAATCAG AGTCTGCATTATCAGGGGGAGAACCGAAGGACCTTACAGATGATGAAGTTCTCCAACTGAAAGAAGAGCTTCGGATATTTTATCGAGGCATGTACAGCAACGTGCGTGTTTCTCCACTTTACCGCGAATCAGCGATACAGCTGGAAGACGTTTATACAAATCTAGCGATGTTCTCTGAAGGTATGAATGGAAAAAAGACGAACATGAATTACGATGAGTTCATCGAACACTTGGAAAACATTTCCGCTCAAAGAAATCTGGAAAATCGAATTGCATTGTTCGGAGAAGCCGGTGTTGGCAAGACAACTTTTCTCGCCAAACTTACGATGGATTGGGCTATGGGTAGATGTCTGGAAAAAACTGATCTCGTCTTTCTAATTCATCTTAGAGATATCGAGACAAAGACATGCTTTGGTGATATCATCATGGGAAAGATTTCAGATGAATTGGAATTGGATACGTCTAGAGTAGAAGAACACAttcgaaaaaaacaaagacaagtgCTAATTCTGTTTGATGGTCTTGACGAGTACGGAAAAGATATCAGCGAGAAAAGTTCAAGTGATGATATCATTGCTGTGATCAGAGGCGAAAAGTTCAAGTCCTCCCCAGTTGTTGTCACCGCTAGACCGTGGAAAGCTAAAGAAATAAAATCCGATAACAAAATTGAAAAGAGGTATAGATTTATTGAAGTTCAGGGGTTCAGTGAAGATAATGTGATTTCCTACATTTCCAAATTCTTCCCCAACAATAAGGAGGCCAGAGACGGTCTCATTGAGTTAATGACAGACCCTGTAAGTCTTGTAGCACAGAATATGAAACCTTACCCCATTTACTGCAGCATGTTCTGTTACATTTGGCACGATGAAAGAAGCCGCACAGTGATTCAGGGACTGACAACATTCGCTCAACTCTTCCGAGAATTAATCAATCAACTCATAGTCCATTATGCTGGAAAGGAGGAAAACCAGAGAACCCAAGGGAAAAAGCTGAATAAAGGCGAGGACTGTTTAACCATGTTTGCCAAAGATGCGCTGAATTGTCTCCTTGAGAACATGATTGTGTTCGAGGCAAAGGACTTGGAGACAAGTGAAGAAAAACTGAAAACCGTCTGTGAAATTGGGATACTCACAAAAGACACTCGGTTTGTTTGTTGCCGAGAAAAGAACAGGAGAATAACAAAAAGTGTGATCGAATACCGAATTCCACACAAGTTATTTCAGGAGTATCTGGCGGGTATGCATTTGGCATCGTTGTATGAGAGCAACCGGGAAGAGTTTGACTTCCTGATGAGCAAGCTGCTGGACAAATATAGGTTGTTTGAATACGTATTTTACTTTACCGTGGGGCAGAATAAAGATGTTGGAAGGGCTGTCCTTGTTTCAATATGCGAGAGCGATGATGTTGCTCGTACTCTTTCCACTGACCAGTTTGAGTATTCCAGTTTGCAGAAGGTCATTGATTTCATCGTTGATGTCGCATTTGAATGCAATGAAACGGATGCTATTGAGCCTGTAATTCCAGTCCTCAACGAAATGACGAAATTAGCGATATCAGGTGTTACTCACACAGCTCGTGCATGGACCTTTGTGTGGAAGGCTTGTGGTTACATG